Proteins from a genomic interval of Cottoperca gobio chromosome 8, fCotGob3.1, whole genome shotgun sequence:
- the caskin1 gene encoding caskin-1 isoform X1 → MLLQHQSNPCIVDNAGKTPLDLACEFGRVGVVQLLLSSNMCAALLEPKKGDTTDPNGTSPLHLAAKNGHIDIIRLLIQAGIDINRQTKAGTALHEAALCGKTEAVRLLLESGINAAVRNTYSQTALDIVYQFTATQASREIKQLLRDASAALQVRAMKDYCNNYDLTSLNIKAGDVITVLEQHPDGRWKGCIHDNRTGNDRVGYFPSTMVEVISKRTGLASTVICTQQFQKIPLVPPATVAPANAVVNGNDTTFHQIHILPPPPPPPPHSHQPLLPLFTSFGYIKSPVTTPQGDTPTAPGCRGSEASPHSSPTTSSGPHGGSNEEIWVLRKPVAGGDRSSVGSSGSVTSVRSSGSGQSAGSTHILNPQAEGVKLLATVLSQSAKAKEHLLEQSKSVDHPAAGSASSSRTSSQSGCPLHEAPPYDATATRKGEGQGEGKSSEAVVQWLSDFQLQVYAPNFLGAGYDLPTISGMTPEDLTAIGITKPGHRKKMTSEINKLSVTEWLPEHKPANLGEWLSAIGLSQYHQVLVQNGYENIEFITDITWEDLQEIGIIKLGHQKKLMLAVKRLAELQRGSDGWGSLRKKPPPITQQQEVMSIDSPPPDEVMSPKMSTFQDSELSTELQSAITQPGQEVKAQRTRSKDHDEVMTGGGGGGGGGGGGAGLPPKKEARTMRQQSSQGSTTSHRGSVSSQGKHRHSHSHSQPAPPYTPPHTPTKARTSSSSSTSSVQSTVSPQAKHKPSPQFIQGERPQSPRSHPPQSPTQRGPPCTQLSPQQQQQPQVQPQHQAHPQHHPQTQVIEVRENQQPQVPLLCLPPEAEPTEGEEEEPSALQNKRAHSLTRYAVSDGECDEKAGCGGREAGGEAKVTVGRGPAVIRGDGVKYATVTHRVSRSHSVRNQDKNVHRNHSQTLALRQKKKGPPPPPPKRCSSAISTSNSNLTEGNAQPHSLTTTGGMLDVPYHQQRRASDLGVSVEAVIEETSSVGTVRSIAAMLEMSSIGGGAKGMALQKNFLQVGKTRDAIGLDGEVVNRRRTISGPVTDLVAAARREQPTPSAFPSPSVQPETSPPPVNSSSPNNPSSPHPSSGGSGSSSENLPFADEGSLTIRRQGRGEGEGQCVFCICLQGDGEGPQGEVDYTQEDISRVEATATLKRRARSSKPHPNGSDFTLQESSTVKRRPKSRDKEPEGYADMAAIGDSPGTGQPNTTQPVPYQNGTATMKRRQVSDPGVTEQPQPQPQPQQQPQQQPQQQPQQQPQPQVTAAPRRDSMDQGAPFANEGGPVRKPKPPVSPKPIVAQIKRQGGPPTPPQPVSNKRIPLPGPGTPGSPVEGKKIPPPVSPKPAPPPTAPKPAKLIHSLTSPPFPSPANNPVKQHPAVARQTSSPPYFPPANIPSLPNAKPLSPSPQSPHTPQTPTTPQTPQTPATPSPTPPPVKPPRSSIGGVSVDSGMMGGGVTAPAATTPDFGVDSLVHQKLEETSASLAAALQAVEDKILRQEDSVAEQKTTVSILDDIGSMFDDLADQLDAMLE, encoded by the exons ATGCTGTTGCAGCATCAGTCCAACCCGTGTATTGTGGACAACGCAGGGAAAACACCTCTGGACCTGGCCTGTGAGTTCGGCAGAGTCGGG gtggtcCAGTTGTTGCTGTCCAGTAACATGTGTGCTGCTTTGCTGGAGCCCAAAAAAGGAGACACCACCGACCCCAACGGGACATCTCCTCTCCACCTGGCCGCCAAGAACGGACACATAGACATTatcag ACTGTTGATCCAGGCAGGTATCGACATCAACAGACAGACCAAAGCAGGCACTGCCCTGCATGAAGCTGCCCTGTGTGGGAAGACCGAGGCAGTGAGACTCCTGCTGGAA AGCGGAATCAATGCCGCAGTGAGAAACACCTACAGCCAGACTGCACTCGACATCGTCTACCAGTTCACTGCAACACAAGCCAGCCGAGAGATCAAACAGCTGCTGAGGG atgCGTCAGCGGCCCTTCAGGTTCGGGCTATGAAGGATTACTGCAACAACTACGACCTGACCAGTCTCAACATCAAAGCAGGAGACGTCATTACg GTTCTAGAGCAGCACCCTGACGGACGCTGGAAAGGCTGTATCCATGACAACCGAACAGGAAATGACAGAGTGGGCTACTTCCCCTCTACCATGGTGGAGGTCATCAGCAAgcgcacag GTTTGGCCAGCACAGTCATTTGCACTCAACAGTTTCAAAAGATACCGCTGGTTCCGCCGGCAACGGTTGCCCCTGCCAACGCGGTAGTCAACGGCAACGACACCACGTTCCATCAGATCCATATCCTGcctccaccgcctcctcctccaccacatTCCCATCAGCCACTGCTTCCACTTTTCACTTCCTTTGGCTATATCAAGTCGCCCGTGACAACCCCACAGGGAGACACCCCCACTGCCCCAG GTTGTCGCGGCTCAGAGGCAAGTCCTCACAGCTCTCCCACCACATCCAGCGGGCCCCATGGAGGCTCCAACGAAGAGATCTGGGTACTGCGCAAGCCCGTGGCAG gtggaGATCGCAGCAGTGTCGGTAGTTCTGGCAGTGTGACCAGTGTGAGGTCGTCGGGCAGCGGTCAGAGTGCCGGCAGCACACACATCCTCAATCCACAGGCTGAGGGGGTTAAg cTTCTAGCCACAGTCTTGTCCCAGTCTGCCAAAGCCAAGGAGCATCTACTGGAGCAGTCCAAGTCTGTGGACCATCCTGCAG CAGGCTCCGCCAGCTCCTCTCGGACATCGAGCCAATCGGGCTGTCCACTCCACGAAGCGCCGCCTTACGACGCCACGGCAACCAGGAAGGGGGAGGGGCAAGGCGAGGGGAAG AGCTCAGAGGCCGTTGTCCAATGGCTGAGCgactttcagctgcaggtctACGCTCCAAACTTCCTGGGCGCTGGGTATGACTTGCCCACCATTAGCGGAATGACCCCGGAG gaTCTGACAGCTATTGGAATAACTAAACCCGGTCACAGAAAGAAGATGACATCAGAGATTAATAAACTAAGTGTCACTGAGTGGCTGCCTGAACACAAACCT GCCAATCTGGGAGAGTGGCTGTCTGCTATTGGTCTTAGCCAGTACCACCAGGTGTTGGTGCAGAACGGTTACGAGAATATCGAGTTCATCACTGACATCACCTGGGAGGACCTGCAGGAAATAGGCATCATCAAACTGG GCCACCAGAAGAAGCTGATGCTGGCGGTGAAGCGACTGGCTGAATTGCAGCGCGGCTCAGATGGGTGGGGCTCCCTCAGAAAGAAGCCCCCGCCcatcacacagcagcaggaagtCATGTCAATAGACAGTCCGCCTCCAGACG aggtTATGTCTCCAAAGATGAGCACTTTCCAGGACAGCGAGTTGAGCACCGAGCTGCAGAGTGCCATAACCCAGCCAGGTCAAGAGGTCAAAGCTCAGAGAACACGCAGCAAAGACCACGATGAGGTGATgacaggaggaggtggaggaggaggaggaggaggaggtggtgctgGGCTACCACCTAAGAAGGAGGCGCGGACTATGAGGCAGCAGAGCAGCCAGGGAAGCACCACCTCTCACAGAGGCAGTGTCTCCTCTCAAGGCAAACACCGTCACTCCCACTCCCACTCCCAGCCTGCGCCTCCCTACACACCCCCTCACACCCCTACTAAGGCCAGaacctcatcttcctcttccacctcctccgTCCAGAGCACAGTTTCCCCGCAGGCCAAACACAAGCCGTCCCCCCAGTTCATCCAGGGGGAGAGACCTCAGTCTCCGCGTTCCCACCCCCCTCAGTCTCCAACCCAACGTGGGCCTCCGTGTACCCAGCTTTCACcccagcaacaacagcagcctcAAGTCCAACCGCAACACCAGGCACACCCTCAGCACCATCCACAGACACAGGTGATAGAGGTGAGGGAGAACCAACAGCCACAGGTGCCACTCCTCTGCCTCCCACCAGAGGCTGAGCCAactgagggagaagaagaagagccttcGGCACTGCAGAATAAACGTGCACACAGTCTCACCCGATACGCCGTCTCAGATGGTGAGTGTGATGAGAAGGCAGGATGTGGAGGGCgagaggcaggaggagaagcgAAGGTGACTGTAGGTCGGGGCCCTGCCGTCATCAGAGGGGATGGAGTTAAATACGCCACAGTGACCCACCGCGTCAGCCGCAGCCACTCTGTTCGCAACCAGGACAAGAACGTCCACCGCAACCACTCGCAGACATTAGCTCTGCGTCAGAAGAAAAAAGGCCCGCCCCCACCAcctccaaaacgctgcagctcTGCCATCTCCACCTCCAACTCCAACCTGACAGAAGGCAACGCACAGCCGCACTCACTCACCACCACGGGGGGGATGCTGGACGTGCCCTACCACCAACAGCGACGGGCCAGCGACCTGGGGGTGTCTGTGGAGGCGGTTATTGAAGAGACAAGCAGCGTGGGTACTGTGAGGAGCATCGCCGCTATGTTGGAGATGTCTTCCATAGGAGGTGGAGCCAAAGGCATGGCACTGCAGAAGAATTTCCTGCAG GTGGGGAAAACACGGGATGCTATTGGTCTGGATGGTGAAGTGGTGAACCGACGGCGGACGATCAGTGGCCCGGTAACCGACCTGGTGGCGGCTGCCAGGCGTGAACAACCAACTCCCTCTGCTTTTCCCTCGCCCTCCGTCCAGCCTGAAACCTCCCCTCCACCTGTAAATTCCTCCTCCCCCAACAATCCGTCCTCCCCCCACCCAAGCTCGGGAGGCAGTGGCAGTTCATCTGAGAACCTGCCGTTTGCAGATGAGGGAAGCCTGACCATCCGCCGCCAGGGtcgaggagaaggagaaggacag tgtgtattttgtatttgtctgcAGGGTGACGGCGAGGGTCCCCAGGGGGAAGTGGACTACACGCAGGAGGACATCTCCAGGGTCGAGGCCACGGCGACCTTGAAGCGACGGGCCCGCAGCTCCAAACCCCACCCTAACGGCTCCGACTTCACCCTCCAGGAGTCGTCCACGGTCAAACGACGGCCCAAAAGCCGCGACAAGGAGCCTGAGGGTTACGCAGACATGGCCGCTATTGGAGATTCTCCTGGGACTGGGCAGCCCAACACCACGCAGCCTGTACCCTATCAGAATGGCACGGCCACAATGAAACGCCGCCAGGTGTCTGATCCTGGAGTGACAGAGCAGCCGCAACCTCAACCGCAACCTCAACAGCAACCTCAACAGCAACCTCAACAGCAACCTCAACAGCAACCACAACCGCAAGTGACTGCTGCTCCCCGCAGGGACAGCATGGACCAAGGAGCTCCATTCGCCAATGAAGGAGGTCCAGTGAGAAAACCAAAGCCTCCAGTCTCCCCTAAGCCTATCGTGGCACAGATAAAGAGACAGGGAGGCCCGCCAACCCCCCCACAGCCTGTCTCCAACAAGAGAATCCCCCTGCCTGGCCCGGGGACGCCTGGAAGTCCAG tGGAAGGAAAGAAGATCCCTCCACCTGTCTCACCTAAACCGGCGCCCCCGCCCACGGCACCCAAACCAGCCAAGCTCATCCACTCCCTGACCAGCCCCCCCTTCCCGAGCCCGGCCAATAACCCCGTCAAGCAGCACCCAGCGGTAGCCCGACAGACCAGCTCCCCCCCCTACTTCCCCCCTGCCAACATCCCCAGCCTGCCAAACGCCAAGCCGCTGAGCCCGTCTCCCCAGAGCCCCCACACCCCGCAGACCCCCACTACCCCACAAACGCCCCAAACTCCCGCCACTCCCAGCCCGACCCCGCCGCCCGTCAAGCCCCCTCGTTCCTCCATCGGGGGTGTGTCGGTGGACAGTGGGATGATGGGAGGCGGGGTCACGGCGCCGGCAGCTACGACGCCGGACTTCGGTGTAGATTCGTTGGTGCATCAGAAGCTCGAGGAGACGAGTGCGTCACTGGCCGCCGCTCTGCAGGCCGTGGAGGATAAGATACTGCGGCAGGAGGA cTCTGTGGCTGAGCAGAAGACCACGGTTAGCATCCTCGACGACATCGGCAGCATGTTCGACGACCTGGCCGACCAGCTGGACGCCATGTTGGAGTAA
- the caskin1 gene encoding caskin-1 isoform X7 codes for MLLQHQSNPCIVDNAGKTPLDLACEFGRVGVVQLLLSSNMCAALLEPKKGDTTDPNGTSPLHLAAKNGHIDIIRLLIQAGIDINRQTKAGTALHEAALCGKTEAVRLLLESGINAAVRNTYSQTALDIVYQFTATQASREIKQLLRDASAALQVRAMKDYCNNYDLTSLNIKAGDVITVLEQHPDGRWKGCIHDNRTGNDRVGYFPSTMVEVISKRTGCRGSEASPHSSPTTSSGPHGGSNEEIWVLRKPVAGGDRSSVGSSGSVTSVRSSGSGQSAGSTHILNPQAEGVKLLATVLSQSAKAKEHLLEQSKSVDHPAAGSASSSRTSSQSGCPLHEAPPYDATATRKGEGQGEGKSSEAVVQWLSDFQLQVYAPNFLGAGYDLPTISGMTPEDLTAIGITKPGHRKKMTSEINKLSVTEWLPEHKPANLGEWLSAIGLSQYHQVLVQNGYENIEFITDITWEDLQEIGIIKLGHQKKLMLAVKRLAELQRGSDGWGSLRKKPPPITQQQEVMSIDSPPPDEVMSPKMSTFQDSELSTELQSAITQPGQEVKAQRTRSKDHDEVMTGGGGGGGGGGGGAGLPPKKEARTMRQQSSQGSTTSHRGSVSSQGKHRHSHSHSQPAPPYTPPHTPTKARTSSSSSTSSVQSTVSPQAKHKPSPQFIQGERPQSPRSHPPQSPTQRGPPCTQLSPQQQQQPQVQPQHQAHPQHHPQTQVIEVRENQQPQVPLLCLPPEAEPTEGEEEEPSALQNKRAHSLTRYAVSDGECDEKAGCGGREAGGEAKVTVGRGPAVIRGDGVKYATVTHRVSRSHSVRNQDKNVHRNHSQTLALRQKKKGPPPPPPKRCSSAISTSNSNLTEGNAQPHSLTTTGGMLDVPYHQQRRASDLGVSVEAVIEETSSVGTVRSIAAMLEMSSIGGGAKGMALQKNFLQVGKTRDAIGLDGEVVNRRRTISGPVTDLVAAARREQPTPSAFPSPSVQPETSPPPVNSSSPNNPSSPHPSSGGSGSSSENLPFADEGSLTIRRQGRGEGEGQCVFCICLQGDGEGPQGEVDYTQEDISRVEATATLKRRARSSKPHPNGSDFTLQESSTVKRRPKSRDKEPEGYADMAAIGDSPGTGQPNTTQPVPYQNGTATMKRRQVSDPGVTEQPQPQPQPQQQPQQQPQQQPQQQPQPQVTAAPRRDSMDQGAPFANEGGPVRKPKPPVSPKPIVAQIKRQGGPPTPPQPVSNKRIPLPGPGTPGSPVEGKKIPPPVSPKPAPPPTAPKPAKLIHSLTSPPFPSPANNPVKQHPAVARQTSSPPYFPPANIPSLPNAKPLSPSPQSPHTPQTPTTPQTPQTPATPSPTPPPVKPPRSSIGGVSVDSGMMGGGVTAPAATTPDFGVDSLVHQKLEETSASLAAALQAVEDKILRQEDSVAEQKTTVSILDDIGSMFDDLADQLDAMLE; via the exons ATGCTGTTGCAGCATCAGTCCAACCCGTGTATTGTGGACAACGCAGGGAAAACACCTCTGGACCTGGCCTGTGAGTTCGGCAGAGTCGGG gtggtcCAGTTGTTGCTGTCCAGTAACATGTGTGCTGCTTTGCTGGAGCCCAAAAAAGGAGACACCACCGACCCCAACGGGACATCTCCTCTCCACCTGGCCGCCAAGAACGGACACATAGACATTatcag ACTGTTGATCCAGGCAGGTATCGACATCAACAGACAGACCAAAGCAGGCACTGCCCTGCATGAAGCTGCCCTGTGTGGGAAGACCGAGGCAGTGAGACTCCTGCTGGAA AGCGGAATCAATGCCGCAGTGAGAAACACCTACAGCCAGACTGCACTCGACATCGTCTACCAGTTCACTGCAACACAAGCCAGCCGAGAGATCAAACAGCTGCTGAGGG atgCGTCAGCGGCCCTTCAGGTTCGGGCTATGAAGGATTACTGCAACAACTACGACCTGACCAGTCTCAACATCAAAGCAGGAGACGTCATTACg GTTCTAGAGCAGCACCCTGACGGACGCTGGAAAGGCTGTATCCATGACAACCGAACAGGAAATGACAGAGTGGGCTACTTCCCCTCTACCATGGTGGAGGTCATCAGCAAgcgcacag GTTGTCGCGGCTCAGAGGCAAGTCCTCACAGCTCTCCCACCACATCCAGCGGGCCCCATGGAGGCTCCAACGAAGAGATCTGGGTACTGCGCAAGCCCGTGGCAG gtggaGATCGCAGCAGTGTCGGTAGTTCTGGCAGTGTGACCAGTGTGAGGTCGTCGGGCAGCGGTCAGAGTGCCGGCAGCACACACATCCTCAATCCACAGGCTGAGGGGGTTAAg cTTCTAGCCACAGTCTTGTCCCAGTCTGCCAAAGCCAAGGAGCATCTACTGGAGCAGTCCAAGTCTGTGGACCATCCTGCAG CAGGCTCCGCCAGCTCCTCTCGGACATCGAGCCAATCGGGCTGTCCACTCCACGAAGCGCCGCCTTACGACGCCACGGCAACCAGGAAGGGGGAGGGGCAAGGCGAGGGGAAG AGCTCAGAGGCCGTTGTCCAATGGCTGAGCgactttcagctgcaggtctACGCTCCAAACTTCCTGGGCGCTGGGTATGACTTGCCCACCATTAGCGGAATGACCCCGGAG gaTCTGACAGCTATTGGAATAACTAAACCCGGTCACAGAAAGAAGATGACATCAGAGATTAATAAACTAAGTGTCACTGAGTGGCTGCCTGAACACAAACCT GCCAATCTGGGAGAGTGGCTGTCTGCTATTGGTCTTAGCCAGTACCACCAGGTGTTGGTGCAGAACGGTTACGAGAATATCGAGTTCATCACTGACATCACCTGGGAGGACCTGCAGGAAATAGGCATCATCAAACTGG GCCACCAGAAGAAGCTGATGCTGGCGGTGAAGCGACTGGCTGAATTGCAGCGCGGCTCAGATGGGTGGGGCTCCCTCAGAAAGAAGCCCCCGCCcatcacacagcagcaggaagtCATGTCAATAGACAGTCCGCCTCCAGACG aggtTATGTCTCCAAAGATGAGCACTTTCCAGGACAGCGAGTTGAGCACCGAGCTGCAGAGTGCCATAACCCAGCCAGGTCAAGAGGTCAAAGCTCAGAGAACACGCAGCAAAGACCACGATGAGGTGATgacaggaggaggtggaggaggaggaggaggaggaggtggtgctgGGCTACCACCTAAGAAGGAGGCGCGGACTATGAGGCAGCAGAGCAGCCAGGGAAGCACCACCTCTCACAGAGGCAGTGTCTCCTCTCAAGGCAAACACCGTCACTCCCACTCCCACTCCCAGCCTGCGCCTCCCTACACACCCCCTCACACCCCTACTAAGGCCAGaacctcatcttcctcttccacctcctccgTCCAGAGCACAGTTTCCCCGCAGGCCAAACACAAGCCGTCCCCCCAGTTCATCCAGGGGGAGAGACCTCAGTCTCCGCGTTCCCACCCCCCTCAGTCTCCAACCCAACGTGGGCCTCCGTGTACCCAGCTTTCACcccagcaacaacagcagcctcAAGTCCAACCGCAACACCAGGCACACCCTCAGCACCATCCACAGACACAGGTGATAGAGGTGAGGGAGAACCAACAGCCACAGGTGCCACTCCTCTGCCTCCCACCAGAGGCTGAGCCAactgagggagaagaagaagagccttcGGCACTGCAGAATAAACGTGCACACAGTCTCACCCGATACGCCGTCTCAGATGGTGAGTGTGATGAGAAGGCAGGATGTGGAGGGCgagaggcaggaggagaagcgAAGGTGACTGTAGGTCGGGGCCCTGCCGTCATCAGAGGGGATGGAGTTAAATACGCCACAGTGACCCACCGCGTCAGCCGCAGCCACTCTGTTCGCAACCAGGACAAGAACGTCCACCGCAACCACTCGCAGACATTAGCTCTGCGTCAGAAGAAAAAAGGCCCGCCCCCACCAcctccaaaacgctgcagctcTGCCATCTCCACCTCCAACTCCAACCTGACAGAAGGCAACGCACAGCCGCACTCACTCACCACCACGGGGGGGATGCTGGACGTGCCCTACCACCAACAGCGACGGGCCAGCGACCTGGGGGTGTCTGTGGAGGCGGTTATTGAAGAGACAAGCAGCGTGGGTACTGTGAGGAGCATCGCCGCTATGTTGGAGATGTCTTCCATAGGAGGTGGAGCCAAAGGCATGGCACTGCAGAAGAATTTCCTGCAG GTGGGGAAAACACGGGATGCTATTGGTCTGGATGGTGAAGTGGTGAACCGACGGCGGACGATCAGTGGCCCGGTAACCGACCTGGTGGCGGCTGCCAGGCGTGAACAACCAACTCCCTCTGCTTTTCCCTCGCCCTCCGTCCAGCCTGAAACCTCCCCTCCACCTGTAAATTCCTCCTCCCCCAACAATCCGTCCTCCCCCCACCCAAGCTCGGGAGGCAGTGGCAGTTCATCTGAGAACCTGCCGTTTGCAGATGAGGGAAGCCTGACCATCCGCCGCCAGGGtcgaggagaaggagaaggacag tgtgtattttgtatttgtctgcAGGGTGACGGCGAGGGTCCCCAGGGGGAAGTGGACTACACGCAGGAGGACATCTCCAGGGTCGAGGCCACGGCGACCTTGAAGCGACGGGCCCGCAGCTCCAAACCCCACCCTAACGGCTCCGACTTCACCCTCCAGGAGTCGTCCACGGTCAAACGACGGCCCAAAAGCCGCGACAAGGAGCCTGAGGGTTACGCAGACATGGCCGCTATTGGAGATTCTCCTGGGACTGGGCAGCCCAACACCACGCAGCCTGTACCCTATCAGAATGGCACGGCCACAATGAAACGCCGCCAGGTGTCTGATCCTGGAGTGACAGAGCAGCCGCAACCTCAACCGCAACCTCAACAGCAACCTCAACAGCAACCTCAACAGCAACCTCAACAGCAACCACAACCGCAAGTGACTGCTGCTCCCCGCAGGGACAGCATGGACCAAGGAGCTCCATTCGCCAATGAAGGAGGTCCAGTGAGAAAACCAAAGCCTCCAGTCTCCCCTAAGCCTATCGTGGCACAGATAAAGAGACAGGGAGGCCCGCCAACCCCCCCACAGCCTGTCTCCAACAAGAGAATCCCCCTGCCTGGCCCGGGGACGCCTGGAAGTCCAG tGGAAGGAAAGAAGATCCCTCCACCTGTCTCACCTAAACCGGCGCCCCCGCCCACGGCACCCAAACCAGCCAAGCTCATCCACTCCCTGACCAGCCCCCCCTTCCCGAGCCCGGCCAATAACCCCGTCAAGCAGCACCCAGCGGTAGCCCGACAGACCAGCTCCCCCCCCTACTTCCCCCCTGCCAACATCCCCAGCCTGCCAAACGCCAAGCCGCTGAGCCCGTCTCCCCAGAGCCCCCACACCCCGCAGACCCCCACTACCCCACAAACGCCCCAAACTCCCGCCACTCCCAGCCCGACCCCGCCGCCCGTCAAGCCCCCTCGTTCCTCCATCGGGGGTGTGTCGGTGGACAGTGGGATGATGGGAGGCGGGGTCACGGCGCCGGCAGCTACGACGCCGGACTTCGGTGTAGATTCGTTGGTGCATCAGAAGCTCGAGGAGACGAGTGCGTCACTGGCCGCCGCTCTGCAGGCCGTGGAGGATAAGATACTGCGGCAGGAGGA cTCTGTGGCTGAGCAGAAGACCACGGTTAGCATCCTCGACGACATCGGCAGCATGTTCGACGACCTGGCCGACCAGCTGGACGCCATGTTGGAGTAA